In a single window of the Antricoccus suffuscus genome:
- a CDS encoding aldo/keto reductase family protein codes for MQFRYLGNSGLKVSELTYGNWLTHGSQVENDVAVTCVRAALDAGITTFDTADTYANTAAEQVLGDALKGERRESLEIFTKVYWPTGPKGHNDTGLSRKHILESINGSLRRLQTDHVDLYQAHRYDVETPLEETMQAFADVVRAGKALYIGVSEWTAEEIRRGHALAKELGVQLISNQPQYSMLWRVIEPEIVPTSEELGLSQIVWSPIAQGVLTGKYLPGQAPPEGSRATDDKGGANMIKRWMNDDVLTRVQQLRPIADELGLSMAQLALAWVLRNDNVASAIVGASRPEQVTDNVKAVGVTLEDDVMKKIDDVLGDLPTTDPSKVSSIPGRVV; via the coding sequence GTGCAATTCAGGTATCTCGGCAACAGCGGACTCAAAGTTTCGGAACTGACCTACGGCAACTGGCTCACGCACGGCTCGCAAGTGGAGAACGACGTCGCGGTCACCTGCGTCCGCGCCGCGCTCGATGCGGGCATCACCACGTTCGACACCGCCGACACTTACGCCAACACCGCGGCCGAGCAGGTGCTCGGCGACGCGCTCAAGGGCGAACGGCGCGAGTCGCTGGAAATCTTCACTAAGGTCTATTGGCCGACAGGTCCGAAGGGACACAACGACACCGGCCTGTCGCGCAAACACATTCTCGAGTCGATCAACGGTTCACTGCGCCGGCTACAGACCGACCACGTCGACCTGTACCAGGCGCACCGGTACGACGTCGAGACGCCGCTCGAGGAGACGATGCAGGCGTTCGCGGACGTCGTACGCGCCGGCAAGGCCCTGTACATAGGTGTCAGCGAGTGGACCGCCGAGGAAATCCGGCGCGGACACGCACTGGCCAAGGAGCTCGGCGTCCAGCTGATCTCCAACCAGCCGCAGTACTCGATGCTGTGGCGCGTCATCGAGCCGGAGATCGTCCCGACGTCCGAGGAGCTCGGCCTGTCGCAGATCGTCTGGTCGCCGATCGCGCAAGGCGTGCTGACCGGCAAGTACCTGCCTGGGCAGGCGCCACCGGAGGGTTCGCGCGCGACCGACGACAAGGGCGGCGCGAACATGATCAAGCGGTGGATGAACGACGACGTCCTCACCCGGGTGCAGCAGTTACGACCAATCGCGGACGAGCTTGGGCTGTCGATGGCGCAGCTCGCGTTGGCGTGGGTGCTGCGCAACGACAACGTCGCCTCAGCGATCGTCGGCGCGTCGCGGCCGGAGCAGGTCACCGACAACGTGAAGGCCGTCGGCGTGACGCTTGAGGACGACGTAATGAAGAAGATCGACGACGTACTCGGAGACCTTCCCACCACCGATCCGTCGAAAGTGTCCTCGATTCCCGGCCGGGTGGTCTAA
- the prfB gene encoding peptide chain release factor 2, with protein sequence MSTDVPAEIAALDSTLKTIESVLDLDSKRKEIEELETEAGMPNLWDDQEKAQAVTSKLSRLQSTVQGAERIRTKLDDVSILLELAEAEDDADAHADVLKELREVHKQIDELEVRTLLSGEYDERDALITIRSEAGGVDAADWAEMLMRMYLRWAEGKGYKTDVYETSYAEEAGIKSTTFAIHAPYAYGTLSVEQGTHRLVRISPFDNQGRRQTSFAGVEVVPVVEQTDAIDIPDDEIRVDVYRASGPGGQGVNTTDSAVRITHIPSGIVVSCQNERSQLQNKASAMTVLQAKLLERTRQEQQAKIDALKGDGGNSWGNQMRSYVVHPYQMVKDLRTDYEVGNPQAVFDGDIDGFLEAGIRWRRNTATSAD encoded by the coding sequence GTGTCCACTGACGTACCTGCCGAAATCGCCGCCCTCGACTCGACGCTGAAAACCATCGAGTCGGTCCTCGACCTCGACTCCAAACGCAAGGAGATCGAGGAGCTAGAGACCGAGGCGGGCATGCCCAACCTGTGGGACGACCAAGAGAAGGCGCAGGCGGTCACCAGCAAGCTGTCGAGGTTGCAGTCAACGGTCCAGGGGGCCGAGCGGATCCGCACCAAGCTTGACGACGTCAGCATCCTGCTTGAGCTGGCCGAGGCCGAGGACGACGCGGATGCGCACGCCGATGTGCTCAAAGAGCTGCGCGAAGTCCACAAGCAGATCGACGAGCTCGAGGTGCGCACCCTACTTTCCGGAGAGTACGACGAACGCGACGCGTTGATCACGATCCGATCCGAGGCCGGCGGCGTCGACGCGGCGGACTGGGCCGAGATGCTGATGCGGATGTATCTGCGCTGGGCCGAGGGCAAGGGCTACAAAACTGATGTCTATGAGACGTCGTACGCCGAGGAAGCCGGCATCAAGTCGACCACGTTCGCAATTCACGCTCCGTACGCCTACGGCACGTTGTCGGTCGAGCAGGGCACGCACCGGCTGGTGCGAATCTCGCCGTTCGACAACCAGGGGAGGCGCCAGACGTCGTTCGCCGGTGTCGAGGTCGTGCCGGTAGTCGAGCAGACCGACGCGATAGACATCCCGGACGACGAGATCCGGGTGGACGTCTACCGGGCAAGCGGTCCGGGCGGCCAGGGCGTCAACACCACCGACTCGGCAGTCCGGATCACCCACATCCCGTCCGGCATCGTGGTGTCGTGCCAGAACGAACGCTCCCAGCTGCAGAACAAAGCCTCGGCGATGACGGTCCTGCAAGCCAAGCTTCTCGAACGCACCCGCCAGGAACAGCAGGCCAAGATCGACGCGCTCAAGGGCGACGGCGGCAACTCGTGGGGCAACCAGATGCGCTCGTACGTCGTACACCCCTACCAAATGGTGAAGGATCTACGCACCGACTATGAGGTAGGTAACCCGCAGGCTGTGTTCGACGGCGACATCGACGGATTCCTCGAAGCGGGCATCCGGTGGCGCCGAAACACCGCTACCTCGGCAGACTAG
- the ftsE gene encoding cell division ATP-binding protein FtsE, translating into MIRLENVSKFYSTSTRPALDNISVEIEKGEFVFLIGPSGSGKSTFLQLLLREEVPSKGELWVSGKHLNKMSNWQVPKLRRTMGCVFQDFRLLKNKTVSENIAFALQVINKPKHTIKKVVPEVLDLVGLEGKANRMPHELSGGEQQRVAIARAFVNRPLVLLADEPTGNLDPETSQDIMLLLERINRTGTTVLMATHDSNIVDAMRRRVIELDSGTVARDQTRGVYGVGR; encoded by the coding sequence GTGATTCGACTTGAAAACGTCAGCAAGTTCTACTCGACGAGTACCCGTCCCGCATTGGACAATATCTCTGTCGAGATCGAGAAGGGCGAATTCGTCTTTCTGATCGGTCCGTCTGGGTCAGGCAAGTCGACATTCCTTCAACTGCTCCTGCGGGAGGAAGTGCCTTCCAAGGGCGAGCTGTGGGTCTCCGGCAAGCACCTCAACAAGATGAGCAACTGGCAAGTGCCGAAGCTGCGCCGCACTATGGGGTGCGTGTTCCAGGACTTCCGGCTGCTGAAAAACAAGACGGTCAGCGAAAACATCGCCTTCGCGTTGCAGGTCATCAACAAACCGAAACACACGATCAAGAAGGTCGTCCCCGAGGTGCTCGACCTGGTCGGGCTGGAGGGCAAAGCCAACCGCATGCCGCACGAGTTGTCCGGTGGCGAGCAGCAGCGCGTGGCCATCGCCCGCGCGTTCGTCAACCGCCCGCTGGTGCTGCTGGCCGATGAGCCGACCGGCAACCTTGACCCGGAAACCAGCCAGGACATCATGCTGTTGTTGGAGCGGATCAACCGCACCGGTACGACGGTGCTGATGGCCACCCACGACTCCAACATCGTTGACGCGATGCGCCGCCGAGTCATCGAGCTGGACTCCGGCACCGTTGCGCGCGACCAGACCCGAGGTGTGTACGGCGTCGGCCGGTGA
- the ftsX gene encoding permease-like cell division protein FtsX yields the protein MRLKFILSEVAAGLRRNLTMTIAMILTTAISLGLLGAGLLIAREISAMKTIYYDKVQVSIFLTQDVTAEQKQGIEKELDKLKSDGEVKNYFSESRDEAYKRFKKQFAAQPELVQNTPKEALPESYRVSLVNAERYDIIKKSFTEGKTADGQPKYMAGVDTVRDEGQVLDRLFSVLNGLRNATIAIAAAGAIAALLLISNTVQLAAFTRRTETGIMRLVGASRWYTQVPFVIEAAVAGIFGAALAVGGLFVTKALLIERSFASMIKSGTIPPITAGDIWAVSPLMIAAGALLAAVTAWVTLRLYVRQ from the coding sequence ATGCGCCTGAAGTTCATTTTGTCTGAGGTTGCCGCCGGTCTGCGGCGCAACCTGACGATGACGATCGCCATGATCCTGACGACCGCGATTTCGCTCGGGCTGCTCGGCGCAGGTCTGCTCATCGCCCGCGAGATCAGCGCGATGAAGACGATCTATTACGACAAGGTGCAGGTATCAATCTTCCTCACCCAGGACGTCACCGCCGAACAGAAGCAGGGCATCGAGAAAGAGCTCGACAAGCTTAAGAGCGACGGTGAAGTCAAAAACTACTTCTCCGAGAGCCGCGACGAAGCGTACAAGCGCTTCAAGAAGCAGTTCGCCGCCCAGCCTGAGCTCGTGCAGAACACGCCGAAGGAAGCCCTTCCGGAGTCCTACCGCGTCTCCCTCGTGAACGCCGAGCGGTACGACATCATCAAAAAGTCCTTCACCGAAGGAAAGACTGCCGACGGGCAGCCTAAATACATGGCGGGGGTCGATACCGTCCGAGACGAAGGGCAGGTCCTTGATCGCCTCTTCTCGGTGCTCAACGGCCTGCGTAACGCCACCATCGCCATCGCCGCAGCGGGCGCGATAGCCGCCTTGCTGCTGATCTCCAACACGGTGCAGCTAGCCGCGTTCACCCGAAGAACCGAAACCGGCATCATGCGCCTGGTGGGCGCGTCGCGGTGGTACACGCAGGTGCCCTTCGTTATCGAGGCGGCGGTCGCCGGCATATTCGGGGCCGCTCTCGCGGTGGGCGGCCTGTTTGTCACCAAGGCGCTATTGATCGAGAGATCCTTTGCCTCGATGATCAAATCGGGCACGATTCCACCGATTACCGCGGGCGATATCTGGGCGGTCTCACCCCTCATGATCGCCGCCGGAGCGTTGCTCGCCGCGGTGACAGCCTGGGTCACTCTCCGCCTGTACGTCCGCCAGTAA
- the smpB gene encoding SsrA-binding protein SmpB, whose product MPKETGHKLIASNRKARHNYAILDTYEAGLALRGTEVKTLREGKANMADSFGIVDRGEIFLHHVHIPEYTQGSWTNHEPRRVRKMLLHAREITKIEDQLKESGLAIVPLSMYFKDGKVKVEIGIGRGKKLYDKRQDMAKRDADREIQRALGRRNKGMS is encoded by the coding sequence ATGCCTAAAGAGACTGGACACAAGCTCATCGCGAGCAACCGCAAAGCGCGGCACAACTACGCGATCCTCGACACCTACGAGGCGGGCTTGGCGCTGCGCGGGACAGAGGTCAAGACGCTGCGCGAAGGAAAGGCCAACATGGCCGACTCCTTCGGCATCGTCGACCGTGGCGAGATCTTCCTCCACCATGTGCACATTCCCGAGTACACACAAGGGTCGTGGACCAACCACGAGCCGCGGCGAGTCCGCAAAATGCTGCTGCATGCACGGGAGATCACCAAGATCGAGGACCAGCTCAAGGAAAGCGGTCTGGCGATCGTGCCGTTGTCGATGTACTTCAAAGACGGCAAGGTCAAGGTGGAGATCGGCATCGGGCGCGGTAAGAAGCTCTACGACAAGCGCCAGGACATGGCCAAGCGCGACGCCGACCGGGAGATTCAGCGCGCTCTCGGACGCCGCAACAAGGGCATGAGCTAG
- a CDS encoding amidohydrolase family protein translates to MTKPPLDDLEVPAYWQGLGLPGLADIHVHFLPPNMLKKVWAFFDAGTEKFGRHWPIQYRYDEEMRLKLVRSFGLRGIPSLTYPHKPQMAQWLNGWCSQFAARVPDAVHSATLYPEEGVGDYVAAALADGARLFKVHVQVGVFSPADPLLDPAWGVLEDAGVPIVIHAGSAPNVGEFTGPEAVADVLKRFPKLTFVIAHLGMSEYDAFADLAFKYDNVHLDTTMANTDFINKTTPFGPGYVAKLADLKDKVVLGSDFPNIPYHYAHQIEALDRLGLGDEWMRSVLWHNGARLMGLTG, encoded by the coding sequence GTGACGAAACCTCCCCTCGACGATCTCGAAGTCCCGGCGTACTGGCAGGGCCTGGGCCTACCCGGCCTGGCAGACATCCACGTACATTTCCTGCCGCCGAACATGCTCAAGAAAGTGTGGGCGTTCTTTGATGCAGGCACCGAGAAGTTCGGACGCCACTGGCCGATCCAGTACCGGTACGACGAGGAAATGCGACTCAAGCTCGTGCGATCGTTCGGGCTGCGCGGGATCCCGTCGCTGACCTACCCGCACAAGCCGCAAATGGCGCAGTGGCTCAACGGCTGGTGCTCGCAGTTCGCGGCACGGGTGCCGGACGCGGTGCACTCCGCGACGCTTTACCCCGAGGAGGGGGTCGGCGATTACGTCGCGGCCGCGCTGGCGGACGGCGCGCGGCTGTTTAAGGTGCACGTGCAGGTCGGTGTCTTCAGCCCGGCCGACCCGCTGCTCGATCCCGCTTGGGGAGTCCTCGAGGATGCCGGCGTGCCGATCGTCATCCATGCGGGCTCCGCCCCCAACGTCGGCGAGTTCACCGGTCCAGAGGCCGTCGCCGACGTACTCAAAAGGTTCCCAAAGCTCACCTTTGTCATCGCTCACCTGGGCATGAGCGAGTACGACGCGTTCGCCGACCTCGCGTTCAAATACGACAACGTGCACCTGGACACCACGATGGCCAATACCGACTTCATCAACAAGACCACTCCATTCGGGCCGGGGTACGTCGCCAAGCTGGCCGACCTGAAGGACAAGGTGGTGCTCGGCAGCGACTTCCCGAACATCCCATACCACTACGCCCACCAGATCGAGGCGCTCGACCGGCTGGGCCTCGGCGACGAATGGATGCGCTCGGTGCTCTGGCATAACGGCGCCCGGTTGATGGGCCTGACCGGCTAG